The following proteins are encoded in a genomic region of Triticum dicoccoides isolate Atlit2015 ecotype Zavitan chromosome 1B, WEW_v2.0, whole genome shotgun sequence:
- the LOC119350893 gene encoding acetyl-CoA carboxylase 1-like — protein MPPDGHTNHPSSPRGKAATVVESDQVNGMSSSVDEFCKALGGDSPIRSVLVANNGMAAVKFMRSIRAWALETFGTEKAILLVAMATPEDLRVNAEHIRIADQFLEVPAGTNNNNYANVQLIVEIAERTLVSAVWPGWGHASENPELPDALKEKGIVFLGPPSAAMAALGDKIGSSLIAQAAGVPTLPWSGSHVKVPQETCHSIPEEIYKNACVSTTEEAVASCQVVGYPAMIKASWGGGGKGIRKVHNDDEVRTLFKQVQGEVPGSPIFIMKVASQSRHLEVQLLCDKHGNVAALHSRDCSVQRRHQKIIEEGPITVAPPETVRELEQAARRLAKCVQYQGAATVEYLYSMETGEYYFLELNPRLQVEHPVTEWIADINLPASQVAVGMGIPLYNIPEIRRFYGVEHGGGYHAWKEISVVATKFDLDKAQSVRPKSHCVAVRVTSEDPDDGFKPTSGRVEELNFKSKPNVWAYFSIKSGGAIHEFSDSQFGHVFAFGESRSLAIANMVLGLKEIQIRGEIRTNVDYTVDLLNAAEYQENKIHTGWLDSRIAMRVKAERPPWYLSVVGGALYEASSRSSSAVTDYVGYLSKGQIPPKHISLVNLTVTLNIEGIKYMIETVRGGPRSYRLRINDSEIEAEIHSLRDGGLLMQLDGNSHVIYAEAEGAGTRLLINGRTCLLQKEHDPSRLLADTPCKLLRFLVADGSRVVADTPYAEVEVMKMCMPLLLPASGIIHFVMPEGQAMQASDLIARLDLDDPSAVRRAEPFHGTFPKLGPPTAISGKVHQKFTASVNSAHMILAGYEHNINHVAQVLLNCLDSPELPFLQWQELMSVFATRLPKDLTNELDGIYKEYELNADFRKSKDFPAKLLRGAIEANLAYCSEKDRVTNERLVEPLMSLVKSYEGGRETHARVVVKSLFEEYLSVEELFSDDIQSNVIERLRLQHAKDLEKVVYIVFSHQGVKNKNELILRLMEALVYPNPSAYRDQLTRFSALNHTAYSELALKASQLLEHTKLSELRTSIARSLSELEMFTEEGARLLTPRRKMAINERMEDLVCAPVAVEDALVSLFDHSDPTLQRRVVETYIHRLYQHYLVRGSVRMQWHMSGLFALWEFSEKRIEQRNGQPATLIKQQVEDPIGRRWGVMVVIKNLQFLPTAIEAALKETSHFRGGVGSAINGNPINSNHSNMLDIALVGINNQMSTLQDSGDEDQAQERINKLSKILKDNTITSHLNGAGIRVVSCIIQRDEGRPPMRHSFQWSFDKLYYEEDPMLRHVEPPLSTFLELDKVNLEGYNDAKYTPSRDRQWHIYTLVKNNKDPRSNDQRMFLRTIVRQPSATNGFLFGNIDNEVGNAQASSSFLSNSILKSLRAALEEIELHAHNEAVRSGHSHMYMCILREQRLFDLIPFSRMTDEVDQDEETACTLLKHMVVNIHEHIGVRMHRLSVCQWEVKLWLDCDGQANGAWRVVVTNVTGHTFTVDIYREVEDSNTHELFYRSATPAAGPLHGIALREPYKPLDAVDLKRYAARKNETTYCYDFPLAFEKALKKSWKSAGTSHGAEANGHHQRYAQVTELIFGDSTGSFGTPLVPVERPPGTNDIGTVAWNMKLSTPEFPGGREIMVVANDITFKAGSFGPREDAFFDAVTNLACERKIPLIYLAATSGARLGVAQEMKACFHVGWSDDENPERGFHYIYLTEQDYSRLSSSVIAHELKLENGETRWVVDTIVGKEDGIGCENLHGCGAIASAYSKAYRETFTLTFVTGRAIGIGAYLARLGLRCIQRLDQPIILTGFSPLNKLLGREVYSSQLQLGGPKIMAANGVAHLTVSDDLEGVSAILKWLSYVPQYVGGPLPVLKPLDPPERPVTYFPENSCDARAAICGIQEDTQGGKWLGGMFDRESFVETLGGWAKTVITGRARLGGIPVGVIAVETQTMTQVIPADPGQLDSAEHLVPQAGQVWFPDSATKTAQALLDFNREELPLFILANWRGFSGGQRDLFEGILQAGSMIVENLRTYEQPVFVYIPNAGELRGGAWVVVDSKINPEHIEMYAERTAKGNVLEAQGLIEIKFKPDEVEESMLRLDPQLSRLNARLLKEIRSVMTARMKQLMPIYTQVATRFAELHDTTSRMVAKGVISKVVDWEESRAFFYRRLLRRVAEDSLAKKVREAAGEQMMPTHGSALECIKKWYMASQGQGDGEEWNDDEAFFAWKDDRNNYDKHLEELKAERVSRLLSHLAESSDVNALPNGLSLLLSKMNPLKGEQVMDGLRQLLG, from the exons ATGCCGCCGGACGGACACACCAACCATCCATCCAGTCCA AGGGGCAAGGCAGCAACAGTGGTGGAATCCGACCAAGTCAACGGGATGTCCTCTTCGGTCGACGAATTCTGTAAGGCGCTTGGGGGCGACTCGCCGATCCGCAGCGTGCTGGTTGCCAACAACGGGATGGCTGCCGTCAAGTTCATGCGCAGCATCCGGGCCTGGGCCTTGGAGACCTTTGGGACCGAGAAGGCCATCCTTTTGGTGGCCATGGCGACCCCAGAGGACCTCAGGGTCAATGCCGAGCACATAAGGATCGCCGACCAGTTCCTGGAAGTCCCCGCTGGGACGAATAACAACAACTATGCAAATGTACAGCTCATAGTCGAG ATAGCAGAGAGAACTCTGGTTTCTGCAGTTTGGCCTGGCTGGGGTCATGCTTCTGAGAACCCAGAACTTCCGGATGCGCTCAAGGAAAAAGGAATCGTTTTTCTTGGGCCACCATCAGCCGCCATGGCTGCACTAGGCGATAAGATTGGTTCCTCTCTTATCGCACAGGCAGCAGGAGTTCCAACTCTTCCATGGAGTGGGTCACAT GTGAAAGTTCCGCAAGAAACCTGCCACTCGATACCTGAGGAGATCTAcaagaatgcttgtgtttcaactaCAGAGGAAGCGGTGGCTAGTTGTCAAGTGGTGGGGTATCCTGCAATGATCAAGGCATCATGGGGTGGTGGTGGTAAAGGAATAAGGAAG GTACACAATGATGATGAGGTGAGAACCTTGTTTAAGCAAGTGCAAGGAGAAGTCCCTGGATCGCCTATATTTATTATGAAGGTGGCATCTCAG AGCCGACATCTAGAGGTTCAGTTGCTCTGTGACAAACACGGCAACGTAGCAGCACTGCACAGCCGGGACTGTAGTGTTCAAAGAAGGCACCAAAAG ATCATCGAAGAGGGACCAATTACAGTTGCTCCTCCAGAAACAGTCAGAGAGCTTGAGCAGGCAGCAAGGCGGCTTGCTAAATGTGTGCAATATCAGGGTGCTGCTACAGTGGAATATCTGTACAGCATGGAAACAGGAGAATACTATTTCCTGGAGCTTAATCCAAGATTGCAGGTAGAACACCCTGTGACTGAATGGATTGCTGACATAAACTTACCTGCATCTCAAGTTGCAGTAGGAATGGGGATACCCCTCTACAACATTCCAG AGATCAGACGCTTTTATGGAGTGGAACATGGAGGTGGCTATCACGCTTGGAAGGAAATATCAGTTGTTGCAACTAAATTTGATTTGGACAAAGCACAGTCTGTAAGGCCAAAGAGTCATTGTGTAGCAGTTAGAGTTACTAGTGAGGACCCAGATGATGGGTTTAAGCCTACTAGTGGAAGAGTGGAAGAGCTCAACTTTAAAAGTAAACCCAATGTTTGGGCCTATTTCTCCATTAAG TCTGGAGGAGCAATTCATGAGTTTTCTGATTCTCAGTTTG GTCATGTTTTTGCTTTTGGGGAATCTAGGTCGTTGGCAATAGCCAATATGGTACTTGGGTTAAAAGAGATCCAAATTCGCGGAGAGATCCGCACCAACGTTGATTACACGGTGGATCTCTTGAAT GCTGCAGAATACCAAGAAAATAAGATCCACACTGGTTGGCTAGACAGCAGAATAGCTATGCGTGTTAAAGCAGAGAGGCCCCCATGGTACCTTTCAGTTGTTGGTGGagctctatat GAAGCATCAAGCAGGAGCTCGAGTGCTGTAACCGATTATGTCGGTTATCTCAGTAAAGGTCAAATACCGCCAAAG CACATTTCTCTTGTCAATTTGACTGTAACTCTAAATATAGAGGGGATCAAATATATG ATTGAGACAGTAAGAGGTGGACCCCGTAGCTACAGATTAAGAATTAATGATTCAGAGATTGAAGCAGAGATACATTCGTTGCGAGATGGCGGACTCTTAATGCAG TTGGATGGAAACAGTCATGTAATTTACGCAGAGGCAGAGGGTGCTGGTACGCGCCTTCTAATCAATGGGAGAACATGCTTATTACAG AAAGAGCATGATCCTTCCAGGCTGTTGGCTGATACACCGTGCAAACTTCTTCGGTTTTTGGTCGCTGATGGTTCTCGCGTGGTTGCTGATACACCTTATGCTGAGGTGGAGGTCATGAAGATGTGCATGCCACTGTTACTACCGGCCTCCGGTATCATTCACTTTGTCATGCCTGAGGGTCAGGCCATGCAG GCGAGTGACCTGATAGCAAGGTTGGATCTTGATGACCCATCTGCTGTGAGGAGAGCTGAACCATTTCATGGCACCTTTCCAAAACTTGGACCTCCCACTGCTATTTCTGGCAAAGTTCACCAAAAGTTTACTGCAAGTGTGAATTCTGCGCACATGATCCTTGCAGGATATGAACATAATATCAACCAT GTTGCACAAGTTTTGCTAAACTGCCTAGACAGCCCTGAGCTCCCTTTTCTACAGTGGCAAGAACTCATGTCTGTTTTCGCAACCCGACTCCCAAAAGACCTTACGAATGAG TTGGATGGTATTTACAAGGAGTATGAGTTGAACGCTGATTTCCGGAAGAGCAAGGATTTCCCTGCCAAGTTGCTAAGGGGAGCCATTGAG GCAAATCTTGCATACTGTTCCGAGAAAGATCGGGTTACTAATGAGAGGCTTGTAGAGCCACTTATGAGCCTGGTCAAGTCTTATGAGGGTGGAAGAGAAACCCATGCTCGTGTTGTTGTTAAGTCTCTGTTTGAGGAGTATTTATCTGTTGAAGAACTGTTCAGTGATGACATTCAG TCCAATGTGATAGAACGTCTACGACTTCAACATGCAAAAGACCTTGAGAAGGTCGTATATATTGTGTTCTCCCACCAG GGTgtgaaaaataaaaatgaattaatactACGACTTATGGAAGCGTTGGTCTATCCAAATCCATCTGCTTACAGGGACCAGTTGACTCGCTTTTCTGCTCTGAACCATACAGCATACTCTGAG ctggcacttaaagcaagtcaacTTCTTGAGCACACCAAATTGAGTGAACTCCGCACAAGCATAGCAAGAAGCCTTTCAGAGCTGGAGATGTTTACCGAGGAAGGAGCACGGCTTTTAACGCCTAGGAGGAAGATGGCCATCAATGAAAGGATGGAAGATTTAGTATGTGCCCCTGTTGCAGTTGAAGATGCCCTTGTGTCTCTGTTTGATCACAGTGATCCTACTCTTCAGCGGAGAGTAGTTGAGACATACATACACAGATTGTATCAG CATTACCTTGTAAGGGGCAGTGTCCGGATGCAATGGCACATGTCTGGTCTATTTGCCTTATGGGAATTCTCAGAAAAGCGTATTGAACAAAGAAATGGGCAACCTGCAACACTAATAAAGCAACAAGTAGAGGATCCCATTGGCAGGCGATGGGGTGTAATGGTTGTAATCAAGAATCTTCAGTTTTTGCCAACTGCGATTGAAGCTGCATTAAAGGAGACTTCGCATTTCCGAGGAGGTGTTGGAAGTGCCATAAATGGTAATcccataaattctaaccatagcaataTGCTGGATATTGCTTTGGTTGGTATCAACAATCAGATGAGTACTCTTCAAGACAG TGGTGATGAGGATCAAGCGCAAGAAAGGATCAACAAACTGTCCAAGATCCTGAAGGATAACACTATAACATCACATCTCAATGGTGCTGGTATTAGGGTTGTCAGCTGCATTATCCAAAGAGATGAAGGGCGTCCGCCAATGCGCCACTCCTTCCAATGGTCATTTGACAAGCTCTATTATGAGGAGGACCCGATGCTCCGCCATGTGGAACCTCCTTTGTCCACATTTCTTGAATTG GACAAAGTGAATTTAGAAGGTTACAATGACGCAAAATACACCCCATCACGTGATCGCCAGTGGCACATCTACACACTAGTAAAGAACAATAAAGATCCAAGATCAAATGACCAAAGGATGTTTCTTCGTACCATAGTCAGACAGCCAAGTGCGACGAATGGTTTTTTGTTTGGAAATATTGACAATGAAGTAGGGAATGCTCAAGCCTCATCATCATTCTTATCTAACAGCATACTCAAATCATTGAGGGCAGCGCTAGAAGAAATAGAGTTACATGCTCACAATGAGGCTGTGAGGTCAGGCCACTCCCATATGTATATGTGCATACTGAGAGAGCAGCGGTTGTTTGATCTAATTCCATTTTCAAG GATGACAGACGAAGTTGATCAAGATGAGGAGACAGCATGCACACTTTTGAAGCATATGGTTGTGAATATACATGAACATATTGGCGTCAGGATGCATCGCCTTTCCGTGTGCCAGTGGGAAGTGAAGCTATGGTTAGATTGCGATGGGCAAGCTAATGGTGCTTGGAGAGTTGTTGTTACTAATGTAACTGGGCATACCTTCACTGTGGAT ATTTACCGAGAAGTGGAGGACTCCAACACACATGAGCTTTTCTACCGCTCTGCCACACCTGCAGCTGGTCCTTTGCATGGCATTGCATTGCGTGAGCCATACAAACCTTTGGATGCTGTTGACCTGAAACGTTATGCTGCTAGGAAAAATGAAACTACATACTGCTATGATTTCCCATTG GCATTTGAAAAAGCATTGAAGAAGTCATGGAAATCTGCTGGAACTTCACATGGTGCGGAAGCCAACGGGCACCATCAGCGGTATGCGCAAGTGACAGAGCTTATATTTGGTGATTCGACTGGTTCATTTGGTACTCCTTTGGTTCCAGTTGAGCGTCCTCCAGGTACGAATGATATCGGCACTGTTGCTTGGAACATGAAGCTCTCCACACCAGAATTTCCAGGCGGTCGGGAGATTATGGTTGTTGCAAATGACATAACATTTAAAGCTGGGTCTTTTGGTCCCAGAGAAGATGCATTCTTTGATGCTGTTACCAATCTTGCTTGTGAGAGGAAAATTCCTCTGATCTACTTGGCAGCAACTTCTGGTGCTAGGCTTGGTGTAGCACAGGAGATGAAGGCATGCTTCCATGTCGGATGGTCTGATGATGAGAACCCTGAACGTGGTTTTCACTACATCTACCTCACGGAACAAGATTATTCACGTCTAAGCTCTTCGGTTATAGCCCATGAGCTAAAACTGGAAAACGGAGAAACCAGATGGGTCGTTGACACCATTGTCGGGAAAGAGGATGGAATCGGTTGTGAGAATCTACATGGATGTGGTGCTATTGCCAGTGCCTACTCTAAGGCATATAGAGAGACGTTTACTTTGACATTTGTGACTGGACGAGCTATTGGAATTGGGGCTTATCTTGCTCGGTTAGGATTGCGGTGCATACAACGCCTTGATCAACCAATTATTTTAACTGGGTTTTCTCCGCTGAACAAGCTCCTGGGACGCGAGGTGTATAGCTCTCAGTTGCAACTGGGTGGCCCCAAAATCATGGCTGCAAATGGGGTTGCCCATCTCACAGTGTcagatgatcttgaaggtgtttctGCTATCTTGAAATGGCTCAGCTATGTACCTCAGTATGTCGGCGGTCCTCTTCCTGTTCTGAAACCTCTTGATCCACCGGAGAGACCTGTCACATATTTCCCAGAGAATTCATGTGATGCCCGTGCAGCCATCTGTGGCATTCAGGAGGACACTCAAGGAGGCAAGTGGTTAGGTGGTATGTTTGACAGAGAGAGCTTTGTGGAAACATTAGGAGGATGGGCGAAAACTGTTATTACCGGAAGGGCAAGGCTGGGTGGGATTCCAGTTGGTGTCATAGCTGTGGAAACCCAGACAATGACGCAAGTGATCCCTGCTGACCCTGGCCAGCTTGATTCTGCCGAGCATCTAGTCCCTCAAGCAGGACAGGTGTGGTTCCCAGATTCGGCCACGAAAACAGCCCAGGCACTGCTGGATTTCAACCGTGAAGAACTCCCACTGTTCATACTTGCTAACTGGAGAGGCTTTTCGGGTGGGCAAAGGGATCTGTTTGAAGGGATCCTTCAGGCTGGTTCTATGATTGTCGAGAACCTGAGGACTTATGAGCAGCCCGTTTTTGTGTACATACCAAACGCTGGAGAGCTGCGTGGAGGCGCATGGGTTGTGGTGGACAGCAAGATCAATCCTGAGCACATAGAGATGTACGCCGAGAGGACTGCAAAAGGGAACGTCCTCGAGGCACAAGGGCTGATTGAGATCAAATTTAAGCCAGACGAAGTCGAAGAGAGCATGCTAAGGCTCGACCCCCAGCTGTCCAGACTCAATGCCAGACTCCTCAAAGAAATCAGGAGTGTGATGACTGCTCGGATGAAGCAGCTGATGCCCATATATACCCAGGTCGCTACTCGGTTTGCTGAACTGCATGACACCACTTCCAGAATGGTTGCCAAAGGTGTGATCAGTAAGGTGGTGGATTGGGAGGAGTCCCGGGCCTTCTTCTACAGGAGATTGCTAAGGAGGGTTGCCGAGGATTCGCTCGCCAAAAAAGTTAGAGAGGCCGCTGGAGAGCAGATGATGCCCACTCACGGATCAGCATTGGAGTGCATCAAGAAGTGGTATATGGCTTCTCAAGGACAAGGAGATGGCGAGGAGTGGAACGATGATGAAGCTTTCTTTGCCTGGAAAGACGATCGTAACAACTATGACAAGCATCTCGAGGAGCTGAAAGCTGAACGAGTATCTCGACTATTATCGCATCTCGCTGAAAGCTCTGATGTGAATGCCTTGCCCAACGGCCTTTCGCTCCTCCTTAGCAAA ATGAATCCTTTAAAGGGGGAGCAGGTTATGGATGGCCTCAGGCAGCTTCTTGGCTGA